In the Mycolicibacterium thermoresistibile genome, one interval contains:
- a CDS encoding MBL fold metallo-hydrolase has product MRIRPGRPSLTPYAHRFDVPAAAATSRLTVTWAGVTTLLIDDGKSALLTDGFFSRPALATVALRRLEPDTARIEGSLARLRLHRLAAVIPVHTHYDHVLDSPAVADRTGAVLIGGASAAQVGRGAGLPDDRIVVAADGASVSAGSFDITLIDTGHCPPDRFPGTIDAPVAPPARVSAYRCGEAWSLLVGHRPSGRRLLIVGSAGFRRGALAGQHAEVAYLGVGQLGLQPERYLVDYWTETVRTVGARRVVLTHWDDFFRPLHRPVRALPYAADDLDFSMRVLGGLAETDGIPLHLPTVWQRTDPWR; this is encoded by the coding sequence ATGCGGATCCGTCCCGGCCGACCGTCGCTGACGCCGTACGCCCACCGCTTCGACGTGCCCGCCGCCGCGGCGACGTCGAGGCTGACGGTGACCTGGGCGGGGGTCACCACCCTGCTGATCGACGACGGGAAGTCGGCCCTGCTGACCGACGGGTTCTTCTCCCGGCCCGCCCTCGCCACCGTCGCACTGCGGCGGCTCGAGCCGGACACCGCCCGCATCGAGGGTTCTCTGGCCCGGTTGCGCCTGCACCGGCTGGCCGCGGTGATACCCGTGCACACCCACTACGACCATGTGCTCGATTCGCCGGCGGTCGCCGACCGCACCGGGGCGGTGCTGATCGGTGGGGCCTCGGCCGCCCAGGTCGGCCGCGGCGCCGGTCTGCCCGACGACCGCATCGTCGTCGCCGCCGACGGTGCGTCGGTCTCGGCGGGCAGTTTCGACATCACGCTGATCGACACCGGTCACTGTCCGCCGGACCGGTTTCCCGGCACCATCGACGCGCCCGTCGCCCCGCCGGCCCGGGTGTCGGCATACCGGTGCGGCGAAGCGTGGTCGCTGCTGGTCGGGCACCGCCCGTCCGGCCGGCGCCTGCTGATCGTGGGCAGCGCCGGCTTCCGGCGCGGCGCGCTCGCCGGACAGCACGCCGAGGTCGCCTACCTCGGCGTCGGACAGTTGGGGCTGCAGCCCGAGCGCTATCTGGTCGACTACTGGACCGAGACGGTGCGCACGGTCGGCGCCCGCCGCGTCGTGCTGACCCACTGGGACGACTTCTTCCGCCCGCTGCACAGACCCGTGCGGGCCCTGCCGTACGCCGCCGACGACCTCGACTTCTCGATGCGGGTGCTGGGCGGGCTCGCGGAAACGGACGGAATCCCACTGCACCTGCCCACCGTGTGGCAGCGCACCGACCCATGGCGGTGA